The DNA region ACTCAACCCCAAATAACTTTTCCAAACCCCAGCAGACAAAGCAAAAGTGGATTCCAAACCCCAACTCCactactaaataaaataatattattttttgaaatgtaGCTTATCAGGAGAAGGAGGAATGCCGGGGAAAGTCGACGAAGGGGAAGGGAAGGGGCGGCTTCAACCGGAGGATGGCCAGGGGCCTGATggagagaagaaagaaagaaaagaaaaaaagaaaacggCTGTTGTGGGAAAACAGAtgtaaagaaagaaaagaaaaaaagagaacgGCTGTTGTGGGAGAACAGATGTATGGTGGAAGGCGATAGGGGAGACGAAAAAGGAGAGGAGAGGAGGCGAGAAGCGAGCAAAAGAAGAAGGCGAGGGTGAAGAGGAGCAGACGCCGCCTCCGCTAAGCAAGCGGTTAGCGGAGGCGGCGGCCGCCGCGCAACTTAGAAGGAGAAGGAAGAGCTTTAGAGAGAAGGAGGAGGGTTTTCTCCACTCTAGGTTTTCtgaaaaacttaattattgGCAATGCTCTATCAGGAAGAGGAGACAACACCGGTCGGTGAAGGTGAAATCATTGGTGCAAAGTCTGGAGGATTTGAAaagtcctaattaattttttttcttaagaagGTGTTTTGTGGAAAGATTTTCTTTTTCCGCAAGGCCAATATGAGACACTACTTTTAGCCGCTTTCGGATTTCAACGATTTGGAACAAAAGCTATGCATCAAATTGTTAATTACCAAACATTACTTTAAGCAAGTCAAAATGTTGAAAGTGGTCAAAATAACCAAACTTTGGAACCAAACAAGGCCAACAAATCTTCTTCTCCATTACTTTGACTTGATAGAAGCTTAAACATAGACATGTGGTTTGATGTTAGGCCATAAAGTTGATATTTACACTAACCAAACTGAAAGTTGATCCAAAAAGCTCTATACCAAAGATGaccataattaaatttttttaaaaaaatacttaattatacatctaaatatttaattaaaagaagtCTCATTTATATGCCTAATTAAAAGATGactaaatttaattaaagtcatttataatttaatttttcataatattaaatttagaattaatatatacaatatatttaaaaattacatcaaaagtattattaacacaaaatcaatcaatttatgaaTGATTGGCGAATGTCGACGGGTTCTTTTCGTATTATTTTGTTAACTCGCAatacaatcaatcaatttatgaataattagtgaatataaagaattgtgttattatatttagacctgacaattcgtgtatacgagttcgttaacgggtcgacacgataacgacaTGAACatgataaggctaaacacggacacgacacgttaatgttaacgggttcaaatttttaacaagaacacgaacacgatttgttaacgggttaaacgggttgacacgatgACACGTTTTGTTAATAGGTTTCGagtcgtgtcgacacgatatgacacgaaacctGTTTAAACCtgttaaacctattaatatattttttttaaaaaaagacaaattttaaagttaagttatatgtgtgtgtgtgtgtgagtgtatatatatatatatatatatataataaaacctacaattcaacccattaaacaaaaaaaaaatcaatttgtaacattcataaaatgacaaaataacatgcaaaaatcataattaaagaagtccatactagtttttagaataaaattgaacacaataaaaattcaaaattttcatattattgaacataaataatattcatGATATCTTTTTGTAATCTCATtaatgacaatggttcttagtAGGTTCTAAACAGATTTGTGTAGACaagttaacacgataatattaacggattgacccgttaagacacgaaacataacggattcttaacgggtcaacccatTAACAACCCGAAACACGTTAAGCTAAACACTAACCCATTAttttcgtgtcgtgttaacgaGTCGTGCCcataattgccaggtctaattttttttttttgaatactattgaccctattacatgtagtatctgtccatatactttctcaacttactgaagcgcaacaaagtcaacattgcccccactaaggctcgaacccatgacttCCTACTTggaagaatcacttcatgccgcttgaccacaaggcctttgccAGGTCTAATTATATTAGGAGAAAGTGCACTTttctatatttaattacaatgtACTAATTATTGtatcaaataaaaatacagTGTGGGAGGTGTAAAGGAATTTTCAAAAtctgaagtattattttaagtttttaacacCACTCAAGAGCTCACTTTTACAGCAGAAGACAACATTTTGTTAAGGAGTGAGATCGAGAAAACATTATCTTTGAAccttaaatacaaaaacaaaattcacaTAATGCTTCTGGCAAGCATCATAGAGTAGCAGGTTCCAAAATCTTTAGAGTGATGTTTTACTAACAAGAACATAACATAGACTACTGCTATTTATGAAACAAcataacaaaaggaaaaaacaacATAGACTATCGATATAAACAAACATCAAAGCTACTTATCCCTGAAACTGAGAAGAGTATAACTGCATAAATCATCTTCCGTGTCAAGGAAGGGAAAAGAAATGAGACAGAACCGACAGATCTACTCCATGGTTCAGGTCTTCTTGCAAACACAGGCACAAAACTGGATAATCCTGCAGGAGTATATCAGCAGACAAGTGGGTCAGATCACACGATTCAACTTTTCACATCATTACAGTTTACACatatattcaatattcttaaatCATAAATCAAGTAGCCAAATAAAGGAATTAACCATTGGGAAGAGAAAATGTTCATCTATATGGTTCTGGCATAGAATTGCAAGTATGTAATTTTCACACATAGCACATGGAAATATCACCTGAAGTGATTCCCATGCAAGTAGGTATAATCATCATGTTCGTTCAGATTGTCATGACTAGTATTATAGTCTAATGTTCGTTCTCTAATCTGAATGGACttttataaatgtaaaaattattgcaatttttttcaCCTTTTTGTTTTTGCCCAGCACCATAAATGGCAATCACTCCAAAAAAATGAAAGCAATGACCAAAGCAAGGAGAATAACAAGAAAAAAGCTAAAAGTTCAGTCTTTAAGATGGTAAATAGTAATAGTAAGTCCAGTCATTTGTACCAAAAAGACGTATGCTTTGTGTAGGAATTCAAGATGGCAATTATCAAAGCAATGTAAAGGCAATAGAAATCATCTAAGAAGAAGGCAGGCTGGGGTTTAAGTCCATTGGAAAATAAAGCTAAGGTTGCATACATCTTCCTTCCCCAAACCGTGCAAGATCAGAAAGCTCTGTGCACCAAGTCCAACCTAAAGATTTGTCAGGTTCATGAATTTTCATAACAGAGTTAGACACTTAGACTATATGCAGCTTATCTTTAGGTTCACCACGTTATTGTTAATGGATTTTTTAGTTACTAAACTATTTCCAATGGTAGAAGAGCAGCAAACACTAAGCATGCAAAATATGGCCATAGGCAATTAGGCATACAGTCAACAAGTTATAGATGATGTAATAATTAGTTGAATAGATTCTTTTGGTAAGTACTCACTGGTCGAATAAAATGAAAACCAAAAGCAATTAGAGCCCTACTAGCACAAAATGGAAATTAGTCTGCCTCACATTTTTTAACCACTAAAAAAGCTCCACTAGACTTCAACATTAAGCCTTATGAATCAAGGCAAACTCATAATATGCAGtagtttttgtgtgtgtgtgtattgggGGGGGTTGAACAGTATaccaaaaatgacaatttcaaTTCATGTAAAAATAGGATGACAATAGAATCAGAATATTGAACATAGATGTTTTATAGGACTGTGACACGAGCAGAATAGAAAATGCCttaaagtaataaaattaaaatagttacCAGATTGTAGGTCAGAGATAAGATGAAATCTACCAGAGGATTAAGCGATGGGTATATCTTCATCAGAATCCTCGGGTGGGCGTAAGGGTCCCTTAAAACCATTTTTATTGTCACCAAGAAGCTCTCGACTGGCTTTCTCAAGAAATTCCTGGGCAGCACTTTGAACAGATTGTTTATCAGTTGATTGATATTTTCTCTTCTTATGGACAACTCGTTCCAAATATTTAATCCTTGTCCCCTCCCCTTTGCTGATTTCTCTCATACTCTGCTTCTGCTCTGCAAAACAGGCCTGCTATTATGCTATAATGGTAACAAATCAAATGGAAAACTTTCTAGAACGGAGCCAATCACTCACCAGATGTAAGATCAGGCAAAGAATGCTCAATAAACCGAGTTGCAGCTTGAGCATTTATGGTGGCCGAGGGACGCAGTGGTGCTTTGAGAAACCccgaaaaaaaaagtcaaataattGCAACATAATAACAATATGTATACTACTACATTATGCATATTCTTCAACTAACTAACTATTATTCATTGATCTAGTAAATACTAGCCTATCTAGAAATGTTTCATTTCCCGTTTCTACAAACCAATAATGTAGATTGGAGATCATTCAATCCCATCCATCTGAGACATCAACTATTTTCTGAAATTTATGTCAACTTGGAACAAACAAAATATGGAGTAGAAAAAAGCATGCCCTTTCAATCCTTGTGGTCATAATGAATGATATGGATCAAGTAATACCTTTATTCAAATCCACAGAACGCTGCAGTTTCTCTTGATACAAGTTTAACCGCTCCTACATTAAAGACCATCAAAACCTCAGATGCaataataaaaagataaaattaaacaaaaattaggCAAAATGCAATTGATTTAAATCTTTTAACAGGAACACCCAACTGATCAAGTAAACAATCCCAACGTAATTTACCTAAACCAAccaaaatatatttactaaaagCAACACCCTTCATCAAAAGCTCAAGAGGTAAACAAGGCATAATAGTAAAATTCCATCATTTGCTCTACACATCATCTCAAACTCATAAATATATCAATCTAAGGAACACCAATCTCAGAATATCAGGAAATTGAAAGGAGAAAGATAAACCAATAAACACCCATTTGTTCCAATGCAACAAGAAAAATACTAAAAAGCCATACATctttagaaataatattatggAGATAAGAAGACATACAATCTCCGACTTCACAGGATGTTCATCTGGATTCACCCCTTTGCATCTCAGCCTCACTGAAAATAGCAAAAGATCAggaattaactcaaattaaATGCAAGAATCCAACAAAACGCAATTCCAATATAATACAAGTGTATGCCCACGGGTATTCCATACATGCATAAACAGTGGTGGCGGCTTTGGAGAGCAAGAGCAGACAGTGGGCCCTCTCAAGAGGGCTCATTCGAGAAAGAGTATCGGCGTCGCAGGCGGACAAGAACTGGTCCATGTTAGCATGCAGTTCGTCGATATTTTTGGAGGTTCTCCTCAATGCATCCATCGCCGCCTCCGGAATCACTTGCCGGCtgctgccgccgccgccgccgcccctCTCCTCCGCAACTCCTTCCATCCCTTCGGAGATTCTTGACCTCTCCTTAACCCGATTAGAGTGCACTCTGGCTGTTTGCGAAATTTACAGTAATGAAATCGAATGAAGGTTTTAGGGCTTTCCGATAGGGACTACGTTGTCTACTGACTAAAGTAGGCCGTAAGTGACAGGGTTTCCctctttaatttactttttttgtgtttttttttaataaatagagTAAATATCTAAAATATCCTCGACTATaacataattcataaataagtttataattatcaaatttagtaaattaagttttcaattattcaattttcactcaataaaatttttaactatttaattCTTACTTAATAAAGTCattaactattcaattcttacaCAATAAGTTTCTCAACGAAagattaatttgtaaattattgagtaagaattaaatagttaaatatttaattaataaaattaatagttaagggctaatttgtaaattatgatatagtcaatggaccattttaaatatttactcTAATAAATATGCATATCTTTATTTGGATTCAAGTTTCAATTGACGCTTGACCAACGCCATTGTAAactaagggtccgtttggaaagcaggaaaatgacttctggaaaatgttttctggatgATAACGCAAAATACGGAATAGTATGCTTGTATTTATACGAATCGGGTACAGGTAGAACTACCCTAGTCGAGACcgagctacgtgacagtgggtcagaggttcccggtctcttcAGCTACTATTGtagaagaaatagccaaaagtccacTTCCCCGCATTAAATGCACCTTTTATAGCGCCCCCGACAATACCTCCGGTTTGACGGCATGTAGGACGCGTGgcggacatgcaccggtcaccCTGTCGGTCCAGCGCGCCCGCGAATACTTATGCGGGCGTAGGGTCTCTGGTTCGAACCTCTGCAAAGGCCCTGACTGTGGCCCGGAGCGCAAGGTTGCCCGGCCTGGTCAGATCGGGCAGAAGTTTCGGAGGGTGATCAACCCCTAGTTGAACATGCAGACGGGAGGCCGGGATGCGTAGAccgggattttatccctatcatcTAGCCCCCCAGCCCGGTCTTTTACGACCACCGGGAAAGAAAGTCCGGGTTGTTCGATCAGTCACCGTCGCCCTCTTGGGCGTGTACTTCTCCGCTAAATCGTATCTGGGGGGCTCGAGGTTCGCCTCTTGGTACTGCTCGGGCGACCAGAAGATCTCATACTCGTACTCCTCGGTTGAGATTTTTACGGCCGCATCGTTGAGAGCCCGGCTTTGCCTGGGCCGCTTGTGCTCCGTCACGAGGACCGGCCATTCTCTGTCGACCGGAAGAGGCCATGGATATTTGACCGACAGGATCCGATCCTTCCAGCCTCTGTTGTTCTCGGGCAGATGTAGAATCTTGCAGAAATTCTCGCGAGATTGTATGCACAAGACGCCGCCCCTGTGTTTTACCGATAGAGGCCGGACCGAAAAAAGATACTGGAAAAGCTCCAAAGTCGCGGGGAGACCGTGGCGAGCGCATATCTGCGGAAAGCACGCCAAGGTGCGGTGGGCGTTCGGGGCGATCTGCCCGGGCAGAACCCCGTAATACTTCATGAAGCCCAATAGGAAGAGATGGAACGGAAAGGTTAACGGGGCCTTGATGGAGTCCAAGTGCATCCCGAGCCAGTCCCCGTTCGTCCGGTCGACGACGTTCCCCAATGACCGTTTGGTGTCAAATTTGACGACCCCGGTCAGTAGGGTCGAGATCTCTTCGATCTCCCCACGGGTCAGGAGACTGGTATATTGCCGCAGGCCGCTGTTTTCCAAGCGGATCCTGCTGGCGGTCACGGGAGGAGTGGAGTCGACCGGCAAACCGGCGAACCAATCTCTACCGTGAGCAGTAGGGGTGGGTTTCCCTCGACCCGAGGGCCCTGCTTCCGTGGTAAGGGGCTCTACGGCGGGCCGAGAGTCTGGTTCGTCGTTCCCGGTTCCCAGTTGGTTATGAGGCCGGGCTAAGCCCTCGTTCTCCCCGGAGTAGGTGTCTATGGCGTTGATCACGGAGTCATAAGTCGAGACCGTGAACGATCCGACTTCGACCGAGCCGCCGTAGCTGTGAATGGATAGGTTCTGGCTATCCGATCCGCTCATGGTTGTACCTAGCAAGAACAAGGAGGTGTCTTACTAAGGGCAGCCCGGGACCCGAAATCATAAGTCGAAAGTTTCT from Ipomoea triloba cultivar NCNSP0323 chromosome 6, ASM357664v1 includes:
- the LOC116021815 gene encoding nuclear nucleic acid-binding protein C1D yields the protein MEGVAEERGGGGGGSSRQVIPEAAMDALRRTSKNIDELHANMDQFLSACDADTLSRMSPLERAHCLLLLSKAATTVYALRLRCKGVNPDEHPVKSEIERLNLYQEKLQRSVDLNKAPLRPSATINAQAATRFIEHSLPDLTSEQKQSMREISKGEGTRIKYLERVVHKKRKYQSTDKQSVQSAAQEFLEKASRELLGDNKNGFKGPLRPPEDSDEDIPIA